Proteins encoded within one genomic window of Candidatus Binatus sp.:
- a CDS encoding glycosyltransferase has product MKLRVLHLITNLTTGGAEMILLKLLQHQDREKFESEVVSLRELGTIGPRIKELGVPVTALGLSSNPTSIVALWQLLKICRAGKFDVIQTWMYHANLAGLVALAADRRARLCWSVHAAGLDFNPYPMSFKLIFRLLAALSSVPSATVVCSDASRLWHEHFGYSPSRWKYIPTGGDLEAFSPDCGARERIRRELEINQSDPVIGLVSRDNPMKDHPNFLRAFAQLKSRMPSLCGVLAGAGLTPDNERLTGLAGKLGILDSIQLLGERHDVADLMNSFDLFCLPSSDGESCPNVLIEAMSCGVPCVATDVGDSGFIIGNSGAIVPPRDSDALAQACAKLLSLDAEGRRALGCAARQRVIERFSLPAVVNAYEQLYLELANDRR; this is encoded by the coding sequence GTGAAATTGCGTGTACTGCATCTGATAACCAACCTCACGACCGGCGGCGCCGAGATGATACTGCTCAAGCTATTGCAGCATCAGGACCGCGAGAAATTCGAGAGCGAAGTAGTTTCACTTCGCGAGCTTGGAACGATCGGTCCGAGAATCAAGGAACTCGGCGTGCCAGTCACGGCGCTTGGATTATCGAGTAATCCGACCTCGATCGTCGCTCTGTGGCAACTGCTGAAAATCTGTCGCGCGGGCAAATTCGATGTCATCCAGACCTGGATGTATCACGCAAATCTCGCAGGATTGGTCGCACTAGCGGCGGACCGCCGCGCGCGTCTCTGCTGGAGCGTCCACGCCGCCGGACTCGATTTCAATCCCTATCCGATGAGCTTCAAATTGATCTTCAGACTGCTCGCAGCCCTGTCGTCGGTCCCGTCCGCTACCGTTGTCTGCTCCGACGCATCGCGGCTGTGGCACGAGCATTTCGGCTATAGCCCCTCGCGCTGGAAGTACATACCCACTGGAGGCGACCTCGAGGCTTTCAGCCCGGACTGCGGTGCTCGCGAGCGCATCCGCCGGGAACTCGAAATCAATCAAAGCGATCCTGTGATTGGGCTCGTCTCGCGCGACAATCCGATGAAGGATCACCCGAATTTTCTGCGGGCATTCGCGCAACTCAAAAGCCGGATGCCGAGTCTGTGCGGAGTGCTGGCCGGCGCCGGCCTGACGCCGGACAATGAGCGGCTCACCGGCCTGGCCGGCAAATTGGGAATCTTGGACTCCATCCAGTTACTCGGCGAACGCCACGATGTCGCCGATCTGATGAACTCATTCGATTTGTTCTGCCTGCCTTCCTCCGATGGCGAGTCCTGTCCCAACGTTTTGATCGAGGCGATGTCCTGTGGCGTTCCGTGCGTCGCGACCGACGTGGGCGACTCGGGTTTCATCATTGGCAACAGCGGAGCAATTGTTCCGCCGCGCGACTCGGACGCGCTCGCGCAGGCCTGCGCGAAGCTGCTTAGTCTCGATGCGGAAGGGCGCCGTGCGCTGGGCTGCGCAGCGCGTCAACGGGTGATCGAGCGTTTTTCGCTGCCTGCCGTCGTCAACGCATACGAGCAACTTTACCTTGAACTTGCCAATGACCGGCGCTAA
- a CDS encoding class I SAM-dependent methyltransferase: MSNSDARTIAGFGYEWSRFTQRELEAAERRELFERYFANFPWASLPENGGVGADIGCGSGRWAMLVAPRVARLHLIDASAEALEVARLNLAGIENADFHLASVDSLPFPDESLDFAFSLGVLHHLPDTAAAIRAIAAKLKRGAPFLIYLYYAFDNRPLWYRATWQLSNLLRLGIARLPGPLRYGLSQLFAGVVYFPLARLGRLLDRYHRLPANWPLSYYRDASFYVMRTDALDRFGTRLERRFTRAEIAAMLESAGFENVSFSDSPPYWCAVAIKRESPAQA; the protein is encoded by the coding sequence ATGTCCAATTCGGATGCGCGAACGATTGCAGGCTTTGGCTACGAGTGGAGCCGATTCACGCAGCGCGAACTCGAAGCCGCGGAGCGCCGTGAACTATTCGAGCGCTATTTTGCGAATTTTCCGTGGGCGTCACTTCCCGAAAATGGCGGCGTCGGCGCTGATATCGGCTGCGGGAGCGGACGCTGGGCGATGCTGGTCGCGCCCAGGGTCGCCAGACTTCATCTGATCGATGCGAGCGCGGAGGCGCTCGAAGTCGCGCGGCTCAATCTGGCGGGAATCGAAAACGCCGATTTTCATCTCGCCAGCGTCGATTCGCTGCCGTTTCCCGACGAGTCGCTCGATTTCGCCTTCTCGCTTGGTGTGCTGCATCATCTGCCGGATACCGCGGCAGCGATTCGCGCCATCGCCGCCAAACTCAAGCGCGGCGCCCCGTTCCTGATCTACCTCTACTATGCCTTCGACAATCGGCCGTTGTGGTATCGCGCGACCTGGCAACTCTCGAACCTGTTGCGGCTCGGCATCGCGCGGCTTCCGGGGCCGCTTCGTTACGGACTGAGTCAACTGTTCGCCGGCGTCGTCTATTTTCCGCTGGCGCGGCTCGGCCGTTTGCTCGATCGATACCATCGTCTCCCCGCCAATTGGCCGCTCAGTTACTATCGCGACGCATCATTTTACGTTATGCGCACCGACGCCCTGGATCGATTCGGTACCCGTCTCGAGCGCCGCTTCACCCGCGCGGAAATCGCCGCGATGCTCGAGTCGGCCGGCTTCGAAAACGTCAGTTTTTCCGATTCGCCGCCGTATTGGTGCGCAGTTGCAATCAAGCGTGAATCCCCAGCGCAAGCCTGA
- the asnB gene encoding asparagine synthase (glutamine-hydrolyzing) — MCGICGIVSSDPRERIDPGVLITMRDMLRHRGPDDEGLYLGPGVGLGHRRLSIIDLRPEGRQPIVNEDQSVYIVFNGEIYNYAELRPWLEKRGHRFRSHTDTEVIVHLYEELGAKCVETLKGMFAFAIWDERARRLLLARDRLGKKPLYYRFDGRHLIFGSEAKALLAHPSVNAQPDAAGIDQYLTLGYLLGPQSAFSGINKLAPAHYLLFENARVQIHRYWTLDYEPKLAISEPDARGEIIRRLTDSVRIRLTSDVPLGAFLSGGVDSSAIVALMSRLSSRPVKTFSIGFKETDYDETRYARMVAAAFQTDHHEFIVESPDAADVISELAWFYDEPYADSSAIPVYYLSKLARRYVTVALNGDAGDENFAGYRRYAVAMLAYNLRNLPVPLRRALGAGVSAGYSVLGSTRRLKRRMKALIDALGRDWKSAYGGLMTVFDDDEKRLLYSGSFAEHARRSDAPNLASLYDGSRAIEPLDSILSVDVRSYLPDDLLVKVDRATMAVGLEARSPMLDHEFMEFVARLPTRLKMNWREPAGKTIFKSALRGILPDAILNRRKMGFGVPLDHWMRGNWHNLLREVLLSPAAVNRGYFNTSRVKTLIDEHTSGARDRQTQLWALLMLEMWHRTFIDQASAASLSRLHPMTHSISA, encoded by the coding sequence ATGTGCGGTATTTGTGGCATCGTCAGCAGCGATCCGCGCGAGCGGATCGACCCGGGCGTTCTGATCACGATGCGCGATATGCTGCGCCATCGCGGACCTGACGATGAGGGTCTCTACCTCGGGCCGGGCGTCGGCCTGGGTCATCGCCGGCTGTCGATCATCGATCTCAGGCCGGAGGGCCGCCAGCCGATCGTCAACGAAGATCAGTCGGTGTACATCGTTTTCAATGGCGAGATTTACAACTACGCGGAATTGCGCCCCTGGCTGGAAAAACGCGGTCATCGCTTCCGTTCCCACACCGACACCGAAGTGATCGTGCATCTCTATGAGGAGCTCGGCGCCAAGTGCGTCGAGACGCTGAAGGGGATGTTTGCCTTTGCGATTTGGGACGAACGCGCGCGGCGTCTGTTGCTGGCTCGCGATCGCCTCGGCAAGAAACCTCTCTACTATCGTTTCGACGGCCGCCACCTGATCTTTGGCTCCGAAGCGAAAGCTCTGCTCGCCCATCCTTCGGTAAACGCGCAACCGGATGCCGCCGGAATCGACCAATATCTCACGCTCGGGTACCTGCTCGGTCCGCAAAGTGCGTTTAGCGGGATCAATAAACTGGCGCCCGCGCATTATCTGCTGTTCGAAAATGCCCGCGTCCAGATCCATCGTTACTGGACGCTCGACTACGAACCGAAGCTCGCGATCAGCGAGCCGGATGCACGCGGCGAAATTATTCGGCGCCTGACCGACAGCGTCAGGATACGCCTGACTAGCGACGTTCCGCTCGGTGCGTTCCTCAGCGGCGGCGTGGATTCAAGCGCAATCGTCGCGCTGATGAGCCGCCTCAGCAGCCGTCCGGTGAAAACATTTTCGATCGGTTTCAAGGAAACCGATTACGACGAGACTCGCTACGCCCGCATGGTTGCGGCCGCCTTCCAAACCGATCATCATGAATTCATCGTCGAATCTCCCGACGCCGCCGACGTTATCAGCGAGTTGGCGTGGTTCTACGACGAGCCGTACGCGGATTCGTCGGCGATTCCGGTTTACTACCTCTCCAAGCTTGCGCGCCGTTACGTGACCGTAGCGCTCAATGGCGATGCCGGCGACGAGAACTTTGCCGGCTACCGGCGCTACGCGGTTGCGATGCTCGCGTACAATCTCCGCAATCTGCCGGTGCCGCTTCGTCGCGCGCTAGGGGCGGGCGTGTCGGCCGGTTACTCGGTGCTCGGATCGACCCGGCGTCTCAAGCGCCGCATGAAGGCTCTGATCGACGCGCTCGGCCGCGACTGGAAATCCGCTTACGGCGGCTTGATGACGGTCTTCGATGACGACGAAAAACGTCTGCTCTACAGCGGCAGCTTTGCGGAGCATGCGAGGCGTTCGGACGCGCCGAATCTAGCAAGCCTCTACGACGGGTCGCGCGCGATCGAACCGCTCGATTCGATCCTGAGCGTCGATGTCCGATCGTATCTGCCCGACGATCTGCTCGTGAAAGTCGATCGAGCAACGATGGCGGTCGGTCTCGAGGCGCGCTCGCCGATGCTGGATCATGAATTCATGGAATTCGTTGCGCGCCTTCCCACGCGCCTCAAAATGAACTGGCGGGAACCGGCAGGCAAGACGATCTTCAAGTCGGCGCTGCGCGGCATCCTGCCCGATGCGATACTCAATCGCCGTAAAATGGGTTTTGGAGTGCCGCTCGACCATTGGATGAGAGGCAACTGGCACAATTTATTGCGCGAGGTGTTGCTCAGCCCGGCCGCCGTCAACCGCGGTTACTTCAATACTAGTCGTGTCAAGACGCTCATCGACGAGCACACCAGCGGGGCGCGCGATCGCCAAACCCAGCTCTGGGCGCTGCTGATGCTCGAGATGTGGCATCGCACTTTTATCGACCAGGCAAGCGCCGCGTCTCTGTCTCGACTTCATCCGATGACTCATTCGATCAGCGCGTAA
- a CDS encoding glycosyltransferase family 4 protein produces MPRPIRICHVITRLIVGGAQENTLYTAIGQHRNPAFEVTLIAGIDHGREGNLHDRAHAAGVNLRLTPLLVRPIRPVTDLRAHLELYRIFRAGQFDVVHTHSSKAGIVGRVAARMAHVPVVIHTLHSLVFHKYQSEVANQVYIRLKRRCAAFTDVLISVNDQTAKGAIAERIGRPEQHVTIHSGMELEPFLTIGDRLSAADAKRRLGIAPEALVVGKVARLFPLKGHDQFLEAAVRIAAGQPRAKFLLVGDGSLRDSLEARARTLGIHDRLVFAGLVSPEEIPVCFQAMDVVVHTSLREGIARVLPQAGTVGKPVVTFDLDGAPEVIKDGVSGYLVPPLDTAALAERVLELLADPDRRAAFGRAGRTFATEHFSADLMVRRINEVYFSQLSRRQQLDELAALPIQGIDRNSGALN; encoded by the coding sequence ATGCCAAGGCCGATTCGCATCTGTCACGTAATCACCCGGCTGATCGTCGGCGGCGCACAGGAGAACACTCTCTACACCGCGATCGGGCAGCATCGGAATCCCGCGTTCGAGGTAACTCTGATCGCCGGCATCGACCACGGCCGCGAAGGCAATCTGCATGACCGGGCGCACGCCGCGGGCGTGAACTTGCGGCTGACGCCGCTGCTGGTGCGGCCGATCCGGCCCGTCACTGACCTGCGCGCGCACCTCGAGCTGTACCGGATTTTCCGCGCCGGCCAGTTCGACGTAGTGCATACTCATTCGTCGAAAGCGGGCATCGTCGGCCGCGTCGCGGCGCGGATGGCGCACGTGCCAGTAGTAATTCATACATTACATAGCCTGGTGTTTCACAAGTATCAGTCGGAAGTTGCTAATCAAGTATATATTCGGTTGAAGCGGCGATGCGCCGCCTTTACCGATGTACTAATCAGCGTCAACGACCAGACCGCCAAGGGCGCGATCGCCGAGCGAATCGGCCGGCCTGAACAGCATGTGACGATTCACAGCGGGATGGAGCTCGAGCCGTTTCTCACCATCGGCGATCGGCTGTCGGCCGCCGATGCGAAGCGGCGGCTGGGTATCGCGCCGGAAGCGCTGGTGGTCGGCAAGGTCGCCCGCCTGTTTCCGCTGAAGGGACACGATCAGTTTCTCGAGGCCGCGGTGCGCATCGCGGCCGGCCAGCCGCGGGCAAAATTTCTGCTGGTCGGCGACGGCTCGCTGCGCGACTCGCTCGAGGCTCGCGCGCGGACCCTGGGCATTCACGATCGACTGGTGTTCGCCGGCCTGGTTTCACCTGAGGAGATTCCCGTGTGCTTTCAGGCGATGGACGTGGTCGTTCACACGTCGCTCAGGGAAGGAATCGCGCGCGTGCTTCCGCAGGCCGGTACGGTCGGCAAACCGGTCGTGACGTTCGACCTGGACGGCGCTCCGGAAGTTATCAAGGATGGAGTCTCCGGCTACCTGGTGCCGCCGCTCGATACCGCAGCGCTGGCCGAGCGGGTGCTCGAGCTGCTTGCCGATCCGGATCGGCGCGCCGCGTTCGGGAGGGCGGGCCGCACATTCGCAACCGAGCACTTCAGCGCCGATCTGATGGTGCGGCGAATCAACGAAGTTTATTTTTCACAGCTTTCGCGCCGCCAGCAACTAGATGAACTGGCTGCACTTCCAATCCAAGGGATCGACCGCAATTCGGGCGCCCTCAACTAG
- a CDS encoding bifunctional 2-polyprenyl-6-hydroxyphenol methylase/3-demethylubiquinol 3-O-methyltransferase UbiG: MSSTQVVRDYFDREAKRFDAIYEQRKPIVQQVVDRLFRQVVVERYRLICNLAPCGHRWTALDVGCGSGRYTITLAQAGAARVVGVDVSTEMLDLAHAEAVRARVTGNCEFVASSFVDYAAPQKFDSVIAAGYFDYLKDPLVDLKKMIADCSGRLFCSFPKRWEYRAPTRKLRFAIANGYVRFYSRREVVGLFTDAGLATERLSLIDLGRDWIACARAPQS, encoded by the coding sequence ATGAGTTCAACCCAGGTCGTCCGTGATTACTTCGATCGCGAAGCGAAAAGATTCGACGCGATCTACGAGCAGCGCAAACCGATTGTGCAGCAGGTCGTCGATCGGCTGTTCCGGCAGGTGGTGGTCGAACGCTACCGGCTGATTTGCAACCTCGCGCCGTGCGGTCATCGATGGACCGCGCTTGACGTCGGATGCGGCTCCGGCCGCTACACGATCACGCTCGCGCAGGCGGGCGCGGCGCGCGTAGTCGGCGTGGACGTTTCGACCGAGATGCTCGATCTGGCGCACGCCGAGGCCGTTCGCGCGCGCGTGACCGGCAACTGCGAGTTCGTCGCCTCGAGCTTCGTCGATTACGCCGCTCCGCAGAAATTCGACTCGGTAATCGCGGCTGGCTACTTCGACTACCTGAAAGATCCGCTCGTCGATCTGAAAAAAATGATCGCCGATTGCTCCGGCCGCCTGTTCTGTTCCTTTCCCAAAAGGTGGGAGTATCGCGCGCCGACCCGCAAGCTCAGGTTCGCGATTGCGAACGGGTACGTCAGGTTCTACTCGCGCCGCGAAGTCGTCGGCCTGTTCACCGATGCCGGCCTTGCAACCGAGCGGCTCTCCCTGATCGATCTCGGCCGCGACTGGATCGCATGCGCGCGTGCTCCGCAAAGTTAA
- a CDS encoding XrtA system polysaccharide deacetylase, with product MAVEPDAALVQASECALPPPIVHAFTVDVEDWFNGIPIAETTRRGAARRLEVGLNRLLDLLNEHRVRATFFVLGPIAREYPALIRKIADAGHEMGCHGWSHDLLYAMNRERLHDETRRATDAIADATGRRVVAYRAAYFSVTRESMWALEVLAKLGYRYDSSIFPVRNWRYGIADFGSHPRRLETAEGPLFEFPISVRRVMGRNIPASGGAYFRIYPYSVTRSNFRAAERDRQPIVFYLHPWELDPDHPRIRFHWKPWITHYVNLGATSNKLARLLRDFRFAPLGEVLEHEFNPGRP from the coding sequence ATGGCAGTTGAGCCGGATGCGGCGCTTGTCCAGGCATCGGAGTGCGCGCTGCCGCCGCCAATCGTTCACGCGTTCACGGTTGACGTCGAAGATTGGTTCAACGGAATACCGATTGCCGAAACGACCAGGAGAGGCGCGGCGCGCCGGCTCGAGGTCGGCCTCAACCGGCTGCTCGACCTGCTCAACGAACACCGCGTCCGCGCGACTTTTTTCGTGCTGGGGCCGATCGCGCGCGAGTATCCGGCGCTGATCAGGAAAATCGCCGACGCGGGCCATGAGATGGGATGCCACGGCTGGTCGCACGATCTCCTGTACGCGATGAATCGCGAGCGCCTGCACGACGAAACGCGGCGGGCGACCGATGCGATCGCCGACGCCACCGGGCGGCGCGTGGTGGCCTACCGGGCGGCCTACTTTTCCGTGACGCGCGAATCGATGTGGGCGCTCGAAGTGTTGGCGAAGCTCGGTTATCGCTACGATTCGAGCATCTTTCCGGTGCGCAACTGGCGCTACGGAATTGCGGATTTCGGATCGCATCCGCGCCGCCTCGAAACCGCCGAAGGTCCGCTCTTCGAGTTTCCGATTTCGGTGCGTCGCGTGATGGGCCGCAATATCCCGGCGTCGGGCGGCGCCTACTTCCGCATCTATCCCTACTCGGTCACGCGCTCCAATTTCCGCGCTGCCGAGCGCGATCGCCAACCGATCGTTTTCTATTTGCATCCGTGGGAACTCGACCCGGACCATCCGCGGATAAGGTTTCACTGGAAGCCGTGGATCACCCACTACGTAAATCTCGGCGCGACCAGCAACAAGCTCGCACGATTGCTGCGGGATTTTCGCTTCGCGCCGCTCGGAGAAGTGCTCGAGCATGAGTTCAACCCAGGTCGTCCGTGA